A genome region from Bacteroidota bacterium includes the following:
- a CDS encoding PASTA domain-containing protein, translating into MLKNILAFIKSRTFLINLGIALGGAFLLIWLIFGWMSMYTRHGDTVDVPDFVNQKLVALDKFVEGKNVSYEIVDSLWDPKKAKGVVIRQEPLPGSKVKDGRKIYLYVTATVPPKIGMPQLENLSLRQAQYVCESYGLKMKHKLVNNSCNGCVVEQRYNGKRIETNTPIDKGSLIELFVGKGEEESSGMKIPNLLGLTVRAARGKLMDMGLEWMIIADEGVKDTLNAYIYEQTPAPEGDRQIVPGSVIDLRVSASKGGDPAEGKDPE; encoded by the coding sequence ATGCTCAAGAATATACTGGCCTTTATTAAAAGCCGAACCTTTTTAATCAATCTCGGTATTGCGCTCGGTGGTGCGTTTTTACTTATCTGGCTTATTTTCGGCTGGATGAGCATGTACACCCGTCACGGCGATACGGTGGATGTGCCCGATTTTGTGAACCAGAAACTGGTTGCGCTCGATAAGTTTGTGGAAGGCAAAAATGTGAGCTACGAAATTGTGGATTCACTCTGGGATCCGAAAAAAGCCAAAGGCGTGGTGATCCGTCAGGAACCCCTGCCCGGAAGTAAAGTAAAAGACGGACGTAAAATTTACCTCTACGTTACAGCTACCGTGCCTCCTAAAATTGGTATGCCGCAGCTCGAAAACCTTTCGCTGCGGCAGGCGCAGTATGTGTGCGAAAGCTACGGACTCAAAATGAAGCACAAGCTGGTAAACAATTCGTGCAACGGTTGTGTGGTGGAGCAGCGGTACAATGGCAAGCGTATCGAAACCAATACGCCCATTGATAAAGGTTCGCTCATTGAATTGTTTGTGGGGAAAGGGGAGGAGGAAAGTTCGGGCATGAAAATTCCGAATCTGCTGGGACTTACGGTGCGTGCTGCGCGTGGTAAGCTCATGGATATGGGGTTGGAATGGATGATTATTGCTGATGAGGGCGTGAAAGACACGCTCAATGCGTATATTTATGAACAGACACCGGCTCCCGAAGGCGACCGCCAGATTGTGCCGGGGTCTGTGATTGATCTCCGGGTCTCGGCCAGTAAAGGCGGTGATCCGGCAGAAGGAAAAGATCCTGAGTAA
- a CDS encoding T9SS type A sorting domain-containing protein — MKKGIICAALLAVSSFVEAQINGQRAEQTSSPVILSEFDQIVPGRYRISHSGDTIFPTGKGPVAVTSVQVKSPGEYLMPLRSNPVQAEFAGKYAMQRSAVAPGDTITLPANGSGITDDFSYDSHIPDTVLWNRDAVQPNNGNYSGVFINRGWAIAPIDIGVCTFDGLDFTGMPYDPLAGTSSVAPADYLTSNWFNLSSKTIADSVYIRFFWQAQGRGYAPNASDSFLLQFNYPAIGNDWETVWFQTGYTPSFSDTNFHVAMVKLDNPAYFANGFRFRFRNYASICGSNDHWHLDNVRIKELSNINDTVVGGIRYAYEPKSLLVNYTQMPWWHYNQSPLPVVTNQRLFVRNNGTQSTSFTNAGFEVRNSSSTLLFSANNSGGSFCTSYAIDGFYDDPTGPNVWNPTMTAITGFPAMTGPDYFTTDYEFSAGAQGRDSARAVQRFNNFYAYDDGTAEVGYGLYGVNSLLAYQFTLPAGVTDTLKAVQMYFLPVQDIDNIDLRQFRLTVWSNGAGNQPGTIIYQQSGETPDYSTDAPNRFVTYTIDSGLVVLSGTYYIGWQQFAIDRMYIGFDFNNNRSDKIFYNTNGTWYTSIFEGALMMRPVFRTGPDLSGVDENEVTESNLLFPNPASGTVQIRNWNGSEQFAAEAIDMTGRTILQTQVSNGSIDISALPAGVYFFRLRNLQTDAFSTQRIVVAQ; from the coding sequence ATGAAAAAAGGAATTATTTGCGCAGCCCTGCTGGCTGTTTCATCGTTTGTTGAGGCACAGATCAATGGCCAACGGGCTGAGCAAACAAGCTCGCCGGTTATTTTGTCTGAGTTTGACCAAATCGTACCAGGACGATATCGTATTTCTCACTCTGGTGATACTATTTTTCCAACCGGTAAAGGACCAGTTGCTGTTACCTCCGTTCAGGTAAAATCTCCCGGAGAATACCTTATGCCCCTGCGTTCGAACCCCGTGCAGGCCGAATTTGCCGGTAAATATGCCATGCAGCGCAGCGCCGTAGCGCCCGGCGATACCATTACCCTGCCCGCCAACGGCAGCGGCATTACCGACGATTTCAGCTACGATTCGCACATACCTGATACCGTGCTCTGGAACCGCGATGCCGTGCAGCCCAACAATGGCAACTACTCCGGCGTATTTATCAATCGCGGATGGGCCATTGCGCCTATCGACATCGGGGTGTGTACGTTTGACGGGCTCGACTTCACCGGCATGCCTTACGATCCGCTGGCGGGCACAAGCAGCGTGGCTCCGGCCGATTATCTAACCTCCAACTGGTTCAACCTTTCGTCGAAAACCATAGCCGATTCGGTGTACATCCGCTTCTTCTGGCAGGCACAGGGCCGTGGCTATGCGCCCAATGCATCCGATTCGTTTTTACTGCAGTTCAACTATCCCGCCATTGGCAACGATTGGGAAACCGTGTGGTTTCAAACAGGTTACACGCCCTCGTTCAGCGATACCAATTTTCATGTGGCGATGGTGAAACTTGATAATCCCGCTTACTTTGCCAACGGCTTCCGCTTCCGTTTCCGCAACTATGCCTCCATTTGCGGCAGCAACGACCACTGGCATCTCGACAATGTGCGCATTAAGGAACTTTCCAATATCAACGATACAGTGGTAGGCGGCATCCGCTATGCCTATGAACCCAAAAGTTTGCTGGTTAACTACACGCAAATGCCCTGGTGGCACTACAACCAAAGCCCGCTGCCCGTAGTTACCAACCAGCGCCTGTTTGTGCGCAATAACGGTACACAGTCAACCTCGTTTACCAACGCCGGTTTTGAAGTGCGTAACAGCAGCAGCACGTTACTTTTTTCGGCAAACAACAGCGGCGGTTCGTTTTGTACCTCGTATGCCATTGATGGTTTTTACGACGATCCTACCGGCCCCAATGTGTGGAATCCGACAATGACCGCCATTACCGGCTTTCCGGCCATGACCGGCCCTGATTACTTTACCACTGATTACGAATTCAGTGCCGGTGCACAGGGACGCGATTCGGCACGGGCCGTGCAGCGGTTTAACAATTTCTATGCTTACGATGATGGCACCGCCGAAGTGGGCTATGGTCTTTATGGTGTGAATTCGCTGCTTGCCTACCAGTTTACGCTGCCTGCTGGTGTGACAGACACGCTGAAAGCTGTGCAGATGTATTTCCTGCCTGTACAGGATATCGACAATATTGATCTGCGCCAGTTTCGTCTCACCGTGTGGAGTAACGGCGCAGGCAATCAGCCCGGCACCATCATTTACCAGCAAAGCGGCGAAACGCCCGACTATTCAACTGATGCCCCCAATCGGTTTGTGACCTATACCATTGACAGTGGTTTGGTAGTTTTGTCGGGTACATATTATATTGGCTGGCAGCAATTTGCCATTGACCGGATGTATATTGGTTTTGATTTTAACAATAACCGTTCAGACAAAATCTTCTACAACACCAACGGAACCTGGTACACCTCAATTTTTGAAGGGGCATTGATGATGCGCCCGGTTTTCCGCACCGGCCCCGATCTTTCGGGTGTGGACGAAAACGAAGTGACCGAAAGCAATTTACTGTTCCCCAATCCGGCCAGCGGTACTGTGCAAATCCGCAACTGGAACGGCAGCGAACAGTTTGCTGCAGAAGCTATTGACATGACCGGGCGTACTATACTGCAAACGCAGGTAAGCAACGGCAGTATTGATATTTCGGCTTTGCCGGCGGGTGTGTATTTCTTCCGTCTGCGCAACCTCCAGACCGATGCATTTTCTACGCAGCGCATTGTAGTAGCACAATAA
- a CDS encoding nuclear transport factor 2 family protein: protein MHAETARRFYTAFASRNAAEMKNCYHKDVVFNDPVFHNLNYDKVCAMWEMLLSRSKALTLTFEVLTEEGDTVVVKWIATYPFSKTGRVVENHITATLQFRDGLIYRHNDVFDFPRWSRMALGTTGVLFGRFGFLRKKVSVTAMNGLEQFMKKQAG, encoded by the coding sequence ATGCACGCTGAAACCGCCCGCCGCTTTTACACTGCATTCGCCAGCCGTAATGCGGCTGAAATGAAAAACTGTTACCACAAGGATGTGGTGTTTAACGATCCGGTTTTTCATAACCTCAATTATGATAAGGTATGCGCCATGTGGGAAATGCTGCTGTCACGTAGCAAGGCGCTCACACTCACCTTTGAGGTGTTGACAGAAGAAGGCGATACTGTGGTGGTGAAATGGATTGCCACTTATCCGTTTTCGAAAACGGGCAGGGTGGTGGAGAATCACATCACCGCCACTTTGCAGTTCCGCGACGGATTGATTTACCGGCACAACGATGTGTTTGATTTCCCGCGCTGGAGCCGCATGGCATTAGGCACAACAGGTGTGCTGTTTGGGCGGTTCGGTTTTTTGAGAAAGAAAGTTTCGGTCACCGCAATGAACGGGCTTGAACAGTTTATGAAAAAACAAGCCGGATGA
- a CDS encoding T9SS type A sorting domain-containing protein: MNPFFRNSFFAAVFTLCVLQLQAQAPFVQAYSAFPANQDQIEPSAMTQCANSDLLLAWTENPGFLISSFGVITRTASNGSVLWSSKLDDFDTTTNITIRTIGENSDGSIWVFGQFEEFSSLFYKNYFVAELSAAGTLNWSKFYEVTNTYLVGNPGCHKMYDGGYMLRLSFDTHVQLLRTNANGTLRWGKLYSTDTTGAKFRGRGVALPDSNYVIIGKSGDFLSYIKIDTAGNVLTSYRMQGWWNPGDGVLGGISLLQDNSIMVSGRSDNDPYLMKFDPQGNVVWIKTYTSTTINTDVLFYLMPASNGTVYGAGTRNSPVNISALGQLFQFDTSGNVLQAAACIDNTIVPSSYSLPMLGNADEIFVLENGTAQGAATRLYKIGSVLGAACNMQDITTTITTHTPLPPQPVIYTRSDGWTVGRDFSFTPFALIATLQCNATGVNESSVNEAMTLFPNPVQSGGVVTFTAAGTTAWQLTDAAGRTVLNDQTTGGTVQISLSQLSSGVYVFTAHNENGQLQNRQKLIVTQ; the protein is encoded by the coding sequence ATGAACCCATTTTTCCGTAACTCATTTTTTGCTGCCGTATTTACGTTATGCGTGCTGCAACTTCAGGCACAGGCTCCGTTTGTGCAGGCGTATTCTGCTTTTCCTGCTAATCAGGATCAGATTGAACCTTCGGCGATGACGCAATGTGCCAATTCAGATTTGCTGCTGGCCTGGACAGAAAATCCGGGTTTTCTGATTTCCAGTTTTGGTGTGATTACGCGCACTGCTTCTAACGGCAGTGTGCTCTGGTCGTCGAAACTTGATGATTTTGACACGACCACAAACATTACCATCCGTACCATAGGCGAAAACAGTGATGGTTCGATCTGGGTGTTTGGTCAGTTTGAGGAGTTTTCCAGTTTATTCTATAAAAATTATTTTGTGGCCGAACTCAGCGCCGCCGGTACGTTGAACTGGTCGAAATTTTACGAAGTAACCAATACCTATCTGGTGGGCAATCCCGGCTGTCATAAAATGTATGATGGAGGCTACATGCTCCGGCTTTCGTTTGATACACATGTACAACTCCTGCGCACAAATGCCAACGGTACGTTGCGTTGGGGTAAATTATACAGTACAGATACCACAGGTGCAAAATTCAGAGGGCGCGGTGTGGCCTTGCCCGATAGTAATTATGTAATTATCGGTAAAAGCGGCGATTTTCTTTCTTACATAAAAATTGATACAGCCGGCAATGTACTTACCAGTTACAGGATGCAGGGCTGGTGGAATCCCGGCGATGGTGTGCTGGGAGGTATCTCACTGTTGCAGGACAACAGTATTATGGTATCAGGCAGAAGTGATAATGATCCGTATCTGATGAAATTTGATCCGCAGGGAAATGTGGTGTGGATAAAAACCTATACATCCACCACAATCAATACCGATGTACTTTTTTATCTGATGCCTGCATCAAACGGAACGGTGTATGGTGCCGGTACACGTAATTCTCCGGTAAACATTTCAGCACTTGGTCAGCTGTTTCAGTTTGACACAAGCGGAAATGTACTGCAGGCTGCTGCCTGTATAGATAATACGATTGTACCATCGAGTTATTCATTGCCCATGCTGGGTAATGCCGATGAAATTTTTGTGCTGGAAAACGGAACGGCACAGGGAGCTGCAACCCGGTTGTATAAAATTGGCAGTGTGTTGGGTGCCGCCTGTAATATGCAGGATATCACCACAACCATTACAACCCATACACCGCTGCCCCCGCAACCGGTTATTTACACCCGGTCAGATGGCTGGACCGTGGGCCGCGATTTTTCGTTTACGCCGTTTGCTCTTATCGCCACGCTTCAATGCAATGCCACAGGTGTAAATGAGTCGTCGGTAAATGAAGCAATGACACTTTTCCCCAACCCTGTACAGTCTGGCGGCGTGGTTACATTTACAGCTGCAGGCACCACTGCGTGGCAGCTTACCGATGCCGCCGGCCGCACCGTACTTAATGACCAGACTACCGGCGGCACTGTACAAATTTCACTCAGCCAGCTCAGCAGCGGCGTGTATGTATTTACAGCACACAATGAAAACGGCCAGCTGCAAAACCGACAGAAGCTTATTGTTACGCAGTAG
- a CDS encoding DUF349 domain-containing protein, whose translation METNEGQHTLPENEAVNPVHNAGETTPQPELAPETVAEQGDEQHDEPHDELHPAEDFSGLSKTQLLHKLAEVTGTGEIEPIRGTVQRLKETFRELVREEMEAKRRTWEATREDENDTFEPAPDHEAERFEELIRNYNRNRAEYRRKKELDLHRNLQQKQGLIEELKNLAESSESMQKAFEKVQDIQNRWRAIGPVPQAQSQELWQTWQHHQNRFFDVLKISRELRELDMKKNQELKEELIGKAEELKEEASVRRALDRLHQLHENWREIGPAPKEVNDALWERFKAASDAVHARREAMMLDVKKEQEANLQLKLALCTRMDEEAAKQYDSHKAWQDANAVVEGLFADWRKIGFVPKADEDRTWKHFRESRQNFFRNRESFYMKQREAFKGSLNEKVRLCEEAEKLSTSTDWKNTANAYKRLMDDWKKVGPVPRKQADKLWARFKAASDAFFNARNEQFAAADAELKANVTARETLIKEAADTQLPDDISEARKILHDLQNRWQQLPGVPRDDRRRLDDSWKETMDTLYNKLREKAGGDDSALQKMRYEQLQQTDKGRDQLYRERVAIQEKIKRLEHEINTLETNLGFFGKSKGAASLVADYQKKADAAKEEVKRLKAQLKQIPRD comes from the coding sequence ATGGAAACTAACGAAGGCCAACACACGCTTCCGGAAAATGAAGCAGTAAACCCGGTTCACAATGCAGGCGAAACCACGCCGCAGCCGGAGCTCGCCCCGGAAACGGTTGCCGAACAAGGCGACGAGCAGCACGATGAACCGCATGATGAACTGCATCCGGCAGAAGATTTCTCGGGGTTGTCGAAAACACAACTGCTTCACAAACTGGCCGAAGTAACAGGCACAGGCGAAATTGAACCCATCCGTGGCACCGTGCAGCGGCTCAAGGAAACCTTCCGCGAGCTGGTGCGTGAGGAAATGGAGGCCAAGCGCCGCACATGGGAAGCCACACGCGAAGACGAAAACGATACGTTTGAGCCCGCGCCCGACCATGAGGCCGAACGGTTCGAAGAACTCATCCGCAACTACAACCGCAACCGTGCCGAATATCGCCGTAAAAAGGAACTTGATCTGCACCGCAACCTGCAGCAAAAGCAGGGCCTGATTGAAGAACTCAAAAATCTGGCCGAGTCGAGCGAAAGCATGCAGAAAGCATTTGAAAAAGTGCAGGACATACAAAACCGCTGGCGCGCCATCGGTCCCGTGCCACAGGCTCAGTCGCAGGAACTGTGGCAAACCTGGCAGCACCACCAGAACCGCTTCTTCGATGTACTCAAGATCAGCCGCGAACTGCGCGAGCTTGATATGAAGAAGAATCAGGAGCTGAAAGAAGAACTCATTGGCAAGGCCGAAGAACTGAAAGAAGAAGCCTCGGTGCGCCGCGCACTCGACCGCCTGCATCAGTTGCACGAAAACTGGCGCGAAATCGGCCCTGCGCCCAAAGAAGTTAACGATGCACTGTGGGAACGCTTCAAAGCTGCTTCCGACGCTGTGCACGCCCGTCGCGAGGCCATGATGCTTGACGTGAAGAAAGAGCAGGAAGCAAACCTCCAGCTCAAACTGGCGCTGTGCACACGCATGGACGAAGAAGCCGCCAAGCAGTACGACAGTCACAAAGCCTGGCAGGATGCCAACGCCGTGGTGGAAGGCCTGTTTGCCGATTGGCGCAAAATTGGTTTTGTGCCCAAGGCCGACGAAGACCGCACCTGGAAGCATTTCCGCGAATCGCGCCAGAACTTTTTCCGCAACCGCGAAAGCTTCTACATGAAGCAGCGCGAAGCCTTCAAAGGCAGCCTCAACGAAAAAGTACGCCTTTGCGAAGAAGCCGAAAAACTGAGCACCAGCACCGACTGGAAAAACACGGCCAATGCCTACAAGCGCCTCATGGACGACTGGAAAAAAGTAGGTCCGGTGCCGCGCAAGCAGGCCGATAAACTCTGGGCACGTTTCAAAGCCGCGTCTGATGCGTTCTTCAACGCCCGCAACGAACAGTTTGCCGCGGCCGATGCCGAACTCAAAGCAAACGTTACCGCGCGCGAAACACTGATTAAAGAAGCCGCCGATACACAGCTGCCCGACGACATCAGCGAGGCGCGCAAAATACTGCACGACCTGCAAAACCGCTGGCAGCAGCTGCCCGGCGTACCGCGCGACGACCGCCGCCGCTTAGACGACAGCTGGAAAGAAACAATGGACACATTGTACAACAAGCTCCGCGAAAAAGCGGGCGGCGACGACAGTGCACTCCAGAAAATGCGCTACGAGCAGCTCCAGCAAACCGATAAAGGCCGCGATCAGCTGTACCGCGAACGTGTGGCTATTCAGGAAAAAATCAAACGCCTCGAGCATGAAATTAACACGCTCGAAACCAATCTCGGCTTCTTCGGCAAGTCAAAAGGAGCCGCAAGCCTTGTGGCCGACTACCAGAAAAAAGCCGATGCGGCTAAAGAGGAAGTAAAGCGTTTGAAAGCACAGCTCAAACAAATTCCGCGCGACTAA
- the paaZ gene encoding phenylacetic acid degradation bifunctional protein PaaZ: protein MKLQNFTQGAWTEGAGTGTELYNAVNGEVIATATTAGTDFKGMLQYGRTVGGPALRKMTFHERARMLKALAQHLNEKKAIFYALSSATGATKGDSWIDIDGGIGTMFVFASKGRRELPNERFAVDGKPELLSKGGTFIAQHIYTPLQGVAIHINAFNFPCWGMLEKIAVNLLAGMPCIVKPATSTSFLAEAMAKEIIASNLLPAGAFQFLAGSTGDLLEHVCEQDVVTFTGSASTGRKLKSMPSIINNSVRFNMEADSLNCCILGPDATPDTEEFKLFVKEVVREVTVKAGQKCTAIRRVIVPENLAEAVMNAVKDRFATNITGDPNTEGVRMGPLASRDQVADVKEKVQQLMTACELVYGNYDSLEVKGADKLKGAFFPATLLWCAKPFATDAPHSVEAFGPVTTVMPYKTTDEAIELAKMGRGSLVGSVFTADDDFAAEVVLGAACMHGRMLVINRDCAGESTGHGSPLGHLVHGGPGRAGGGEEMGGIRGVYHYMQRTAVQGSPTTLSRIANQYLPKAAQKEDRVHPFRKHFEELEIGETLVTAKRTVTEADIVNFSNVSWDHFYAHTDATSLEGTVFEGRVAHGYFILSAAAGLFVDAKKGPVLLNYGLDECRFTKPVYPGSTIGVRLTVKEKVDQEKRNPEDIAKGIVKWVVDVYDETGETVAIATILTMVKKLNQN from the coding sequence ATGAAACTTCAAAACTTCACACAGGGTGCGTGGACCGAAGGCGCAGGCACCGGAACCGAATTATATAATGCCGTAAACGGCGAGGTAATAGCCACCGCCACCACCGCCGGAACAGACTTTAAAGGCATGCTGCAGTATGGCCGCACCGTAGGCGGGCCTGCGCTGCGTAAAATGACATTTCACGAGCGTGCGCGCATGCTCAAGGCACTGGCGCAGCACCTGAACGAAAAGAAAGCCATTTTCTACGCGCTTTCATCGGCCACGGGCGCTACCAAAGGCGATTCGTGGATTGATATTGACGGCGGCATAGGTACCATGTTTGTGTTTGCCTCCAAAGGCCGCCGCGAACTGCCCAACGAACGCTTTGCGGTTGACGGCAAGCCCGAACTCCTCTCGAAAGGCGGCACCTTTATTGCGCAGCATATTTACACGCCGCTGCAGGGTGTGGCCATTCACATCAACGCATTCAATTTCCCCTGCTGGGGCATGCTCGAAAAAATTGCAGTAAACCTGCTGGCCGGTATGCCCTGCATAGTGAAACCCGCCACCAGCACCTCGTTCCTGGCCGAAGCCATGGCCAAGGAAATCATTGCCTCAAACCTGCTGCCCGCCGGCGCTTTTCAGTTTCTGGCCGGCTCTACCGGCGATTTGCTGGAGCATGTGTGTGAGCAGGATGTGGTAACGTTTACCGGCTCGGCCTCCACGGGCCGCAAGCTCAAGTCGATGCCGTCTATCATTAACAACAGCGTGCGTTTTAACATGGAGGCCGACTCGCTGAACTGCTGCATCCTTGGCCCCGATGCCACGCCCGATACCGAAGAATTCAAGCTGTTTGTGAAAGAAGTGGTGCGCGAAGTAACCGTGAAAGCCGGACAAAAATGCACCGCCATACGCCGCGTAATTGTGCCCGAAAACCTGGCCGAAGCCGTGATGAATGCCGTGAAAGACCGCTTTGCCACCAACATTACCGGCGACCCGAACACAGAAGGCGTGCGCATGGGCCCGCTGGCCAGCCGCGATCAGGTGGCCGATGTGAAGGAAAAAGTGCAGCAGCTGATGACCGCCTGCGAACTGGTGTACGGCAACTACGACAGCCTTGAAGTAAAAGGCGCCGACAAGCTCAAAGGCGCATTTTTCCCCGCCACGCTGCTGTGGTGCGCCAAGCCGTTTGCGACTGATGCGCCGCACTCGGTAGAAGCCTTTGGCCCGGTGACTACAGTAATGCCGTACAAAACCACCGACGAAGCCATTGAGCTGGCCAAAATGGGCCGCGGCAGTCTGGTAGGTTCAGTATTTACTGCCGACGATGATTTTGCAGCCGAAGTGGTGCTTGGCGCGGCCTGCATGCACGGCCGCATGCTGGTAATTAACCGCGACTGTGCCGGCGAAAGCACCGGACACGGCTCACCGCTCGGGCACCTTGTGCATGGCGGCCCCGGACGTGCGGGCGGCGGCGAAGAAATGGGCGGCATACGCGGCGTGTATCACTACATGCAGCGCACGGCCGTGCAGGGTTCGCCCACCACACTCTCGCGCATTGCCAACCAGTACCTGCCCAAAGCCGCGCAGAAGGAAGACCGCGTGCATCCGTTCCGCAAACATTTTGAAGAACTGGAAATAGGCGAAACGCTGGTTACCGCCAAACGCACCGTAACCGAGGCCGATATTGTAAACTTCTCCAACGTAAGCTGGGATCATTTCTACGCCCACACCGATGCTACTTCGCTTGAAGGCACCGTGTTTGAAGGCCGCGTGGCGCATGGCTATTTCATACTCTCGGCCGCAGCCGGTTTGTTTGTGGATGCCAAAAAAGGCCCGGTGCTGCTGAACTACGGTTTGGATGAATGCCGCTTTACCAAGCCGGTGTATCCCGGTTCCACCATTGGTGTGCGTTTAACGGTGAAGGAAAAAGTAGATCAGGAAAAACGCAACCCCGAAGACATTGCCAAAGGCATTGTGAAATGGGTGGTGGATGTATATGACGAAACCGGCGAAACCGTGGCCATTGCGACAATTCTTACGATGGTGAAAAAACTCAATCAAAACTAA
- a CDS encoding DinB family protein — translation MAENELQTLIRGMKHIRGMSAGMLKKLNAHEGFDPKRIFTVGNDRLNTVYWLTAHIAWAENNLVLRATGGPNPELPWLKLFGLGKPPEEGETNGPSWEEVQAGFAKVHELALAHLATLDAEVLAQPNPTGFTWAGEGDIRTSVRHHVMHEGVHTGHLSWLCKLHGVKLI, via the coding sequence ATGGCTGAAAACGAATTACAGACGCTGATCCGCGGCATGAAACACATCCGCGGCATGTCGGCCGGAATGCTGAAAAAACTGAATGCACACGAAGGTTTCGACCCGAAGCGCATTTTTACGGTTGGCAATGATCGGCTGAACACCGTTTACTGGCTTACCGCGCACATTGCCTGGGCCGAAAACAATTTAGTATTGCGCGCCACCGGCGGCCCCAATCCGGAGCTGCCGTGGTTAAAACTCTTCGGCCTCGGCAAACCGCCTGAGGAAGGCGAAACCAACGGTCCCTCGTGGGAAGAGGTGCAGGCCGGTTTTGCAAAAGTACACGAGCTTGCGCTCGCGCATCTCGCTACGCTTGATGCGGAGGTGCTGGCGCAGCCCAATCCAACCGGCTTTACGTGGGCGGGGGAAGGTGATATCCGTACTTCAGTGCGGCATCATGTTATGCATGAAGGGGTGCATACCGGGCATTTGAGTTGGCTTTGTAAACTTCACGGAGTGAAGTTGATTTGA